A genomic window from Tolypothrix sp. PCC 7910 includes:
- a CDS encoding serine hydrolase codes for MNTPQSTGEGWQELEEKVDSFVEALIAKNNLPGMTIAVTKQGRLLLSKGYGYALVEGTRKLPMKPCFRSRIGSVTKAVVTGPSAFQLMKSKNIDPKSTRLYGPKGLFGGIFDADIDIGIKAHAPKSAKWKEWYEKITIQNLLDHRAGFTRSGDVEGAAKMFDVPEDQLTYEQLHRHFLRTRELLYEPGTTPPDGLNPYSNHGFGLWTLLIEKISGKSYLDYVREDFLQPMKLHNSVQPERANPDSCDAWNHQYDADQKLEIFPFEEHGLGLAAGGFRASAQDLLRLTALLDKKYTTAELDNMGWGKTSKGKLQHNGLIGGGTAFVAMFPKGYISSTNVDLSEVHVAVVTNIRTSTGDLSDLADKIVLAVPVSNVPATFDLWKQPNSKCSCEYVRLGVAANQCRRLNKDYELLAQTSETFIYLAMIRIMVRRLA; via the coding sequence ATGAATACACCGCAGTCTACAGGCGAAGGCTGGCAAGAACTTGAGGAAAAAGTCGATAGTTTTGTAGAAGCTTTAATTGCGAAAAACAATTTACCTGGAATGACTATTGCTGTTACCAAACAAGGGCGACTTCTGCTCTCGAAAGGCTATGGTTATGCTCTTGTGGAAGGAACAAGAAAGTTACCGATGAAACCTTGCTTTCGCAGTAGAATCGGCAGTGTAACTAAGGCTGTCGTCACCGGGCCATCCGCCTTCCAGTTGATGAAATCAAAGAACATAGATCCCAAGTCAACTAGGCTTTATGGCCCGAAAGGATTATTTGGTGGCATTTTTGATGCAGATATCGATATTGGCATCAAAGCCCATGCGCCCAAATCAGCCAAATGGAAGGAATGGTACGAAAAAATCACTATTCAAAATCTGCTCGATCATAGAGCTGGTTTTACCAGAAGCGGGGATGTGGAAGGTGCAGCTAAGATGTTTGATGTGCCAGAAGATCAGCTGACCTATGAACAATTACATCGTCACTTTTTGCGTACCCGTGAACTGCTTTATGAGCCTGGGACAACTCCCCCTGATGGTCTAAATCCATACTCAAATCATGGCTTTGGCTTGTGGACTTTGCTCATAGAGAAGATATCGGGGAAATCCTATTTGGACTATGTTCGAGAAGACTTTCTCCAGCCGATGAAACTACACAATTCTGTGCAGCCAGAAAGAGCAAATCCAGATTCCTGTGATGCTTGGAATCATCAATACGATGCTGACCAAAAGCTAGAAATATTTCCTTTTGAGGAACATGGACTGGGCTTGGCTGCTGGGGGATTTAGAGCCTCGGCTCAGGATCTCCTTCGCTTGACAGCCCTACTCGATAAAAAATACACCACAGCAGAGCTGGATAACATGGGTTGGGGTAAGACATCAAAAGGCAAACTACAACATAACGGATTAATTGGTGGTGGCACAGCGTTTGTGGCGATGTTCCCCAAGGGCTATATATCCAGTACCAATGTGGATCTGAGCGAGGTTCACGTTGCCGTTGTTACCAATATCCGCACCAGCACTGGTGATTTAAGCGACCTGGCAGACAAAATCGTCCTCGCCGTACCTGTTTCTAATGTACCTGCAACCTTCGATTTGTGGAAACAGCCCAATTCCAAATGTTCCTGCGAATACGTTCGACTTGGGGTAGCAGCAAACCAGTGTAGGCGTTTGAACAAAGACTATGAATTATTAGCCCAAACCTCGGAGACTTTTATCTATCTTGCTATGATTCGCATCATGGTAAGGCGTTTGGCATAA